The Glycine soja cultivar W05 chromosome 4, ASM419377v2, whole genome shotgun sequence genomic sequence TTCAGCCTCTACAATGGTGATTTGAGGGATGCGACTTTCGATCAAAGTAGTAACAAAATCAAACTCTCAAGGAAGACCCTCAAGGATCAAATCCATGTGTTCATGATGGGTAGCAGCATCCCCAACAGAAAAAACCTCATCGATGAGAACCTTAATGCGAGAAAGAAAATCCAAAACAGGACAATCGTCAAGAGTAGTGTGACGAAGAGCCAATCAAAGTTGATGAGCTTTCGTCCGTGTTTAATGATGGAAATAGGTGAGGATCTTATCCCATACCTGATACGAGTGAGTTGATCCAAGAACACGTGCAAGAATCAATCGAAAGAGTAGATTGAAGCCAAACAACAGAAATTTATCTTGCTTCTGCCACAATGAAAACAGAGGATTAACACGATCAAGATCACGATCAGCATCCGAAAGGTATCATGGAGGAATTTGAGGACTAGCTACGAAGCAATTGAGACCAAGAGCAGAGATCGCTGGCTCAACTTGTCgccaaagaagaaaattcttaTCATTCAACTTTTTGATGATTTGATGTGAAAAATTTGTCATGACTGAAGAAACTGGAACATCTTGATTCATCGGAAAGGAGTTGACTGGAATCACGCCGAAGTTGTTCAGAACCGCACCAGAATTGATCAGAATTTCAGAGTAGAACAAAAAATTAGAGTTAACCGGAATCTCGCCGGCCAGAACTTTGCCGGTCAGAACAGCACCTGCGCCAGTGTTAACCGGAGTAGCACCAGGATTTGCGGAAGCCATGAAAATGGATCAGATAGCTCTGGATACCATGTAGAGAAGATATAGAGACAGAGAGAGAATCAGGACTTGTATTActtaagatgaagaaaatacaaaGCCACTGAAATCTCTTACAAGAGCAGTATTTATACTGCTGAGATTCAGTTATAACTGTCAGCTAAGGCTAACTGTTAACTGACTACAGTTGAAAAACTAACCAGAGTTAGTTATTCATATACACTTACAATCCTTAGATAAAAAGATTCATTCTATTCTTAGAAAATAGGAGGTAGAACCAACAGAGTGATTTTTCAATTAATCCTTGGAGTTGAATAATTCATTCAAGAAATGCTTTTGATGCCAATCAGAGGAATCAATAGAAAACAAAACCCTTATGATACACCAACAAAAAATGATTCCATGATTACAATTTTATATCCTAAGAGATGAGGAAACTGCATATTTCATCAAAGACAAGGTTATTTCCTAAGAGATTGTAAGAAAATAAGGAAAGTAGTCCTAAGAGATAATCTAAGGTActctaaattattataaaatacaattaagaTATTATTgactatttttcatatattccaACACATTAATAATGGAACGTATgaggaaaaaaacatatttttatgaaaatggcACCTCTGATGGTGGTTAAAAACTAAGAAAGCATTCACATAGCATAGTCCACCATGTAACAACTGAATAAGAGTGTAAAATAAGAGAAGTATGGAATTCAAGAAAGGACATTTAAAACAGAGGTAATCAAAGCATGATATCACATCCACTTAGAGATTACCTATGCTTTAAAAATACCATTGTTCCAGCGTAATCATAACGTTTGGGACCCATCCAGCGATACTTCTCACTCTCTGTGATGACATCACCATAAAATCCGTACCTGAGGTCAATAATGTAGGATATAATACTGAAGAAatctatataataattaaggatTAACATGTAGCATACGCAAGATGACTATACCAGTACATGTCTCAATGTGTATAAATTGAATAGAGTTTCTTGATGGATCATGAAAAATCCCAATTAATATAGGCTTAAAACTAcaaagcaaaggcagaaaaaatttcacatttaCATCTCTGTTTGTAATGTGAAAAGAACTGTGAACATTGGCAAAGTGAGTAGGAAAATGATGCACATTTGAAGATGAATATAGATAAACCTTTGATTAGTTATCAAAGCAAAAATGTCATTCAAGATGTAAGAATGCAATTAGGCTGGCAGATTAAACGtgcttttattatattttcagaaATGTTCTCCACTCTATTCTCACATTTTTCGATTATTTCAGATTCATTGGAATCAATACAAATCAAATAGAtgaaactacaaaaaaaaaattggacgcAATTCTCAGATAGtagaaatcaaatatatatttgatttttactaTCTGGATTACGCACAGCTAGTGATCATGTGTTAGTCAACTCAAGACCcaaccaaaaattatatttataaaagaggAAATTGGTTGAGATAAAAAGAGAAGATTACAATAGATTGGaaaattcaaccaaaaaaagatgacaaaaaaaaatcaattaagttaCCCAGTCCTAAACATCTCTGTAAGGGAAACCCCTTCAAAAAGACCATGAGCTTTACAGCAAGTAAAAGCCAATAACTAAGAGAGAGCTTAGGACTCCCAAATAGGTTTATTTAGATCAAAACTCAAAGTATAATTAGTAAGctgaatttctaaatttttcatGAATCAGACTAAGTGACTAACAAAAGCTTGTAAGTTTAATTTCTTCATCTTCCATACAGAACTTGGTTGTGAACACTTAATATATAAACGATGACAGTTGAACATATTCGTTTTCCCTAGGTGTCCCAATCATGTCTTCCAGTTCAGGAAAGAGAGAAGATCTAGTTTCTAGTTACtgttaattttctttaactgaaaataaatattgacaAAAAAGCAAAGCAGCAAAGCAAATTCCTTTGGTGAACCTTCAATAACACCAACTACAAAGAGCTAAAGACATTGagaaagtttgaaaataaagccAAAAAAGATACTACCTTTGTCCCTAAATATAAGActcttttattcaaaaagtttgtCCCATTTTATAAGACTTTTAAAGTTGTCTAttgtgttaattattttttgacaaaaatatccTCAACTACTTTACAATAATTgctataaattaataagataaattcATTCTCTCTCTTATGAGGATTGGAGAAGATAACTAGCACACATTTATTAATTAGGTAGAATGTAATTAAGTGGAAAGAGTGAGATGGTGAGTCCCAATAATTTTAAGGGTAATTTTggcaaaataatacaaatttaattctactaactaaattaaccaaCTTTCTTAAAGGGTGTGAATTAGTTAAAATAGTCTTATATTTAGGGACAGAGGTAGTACTTGAAAGACAAACATTTGTAACTAATGTAAGCTTAAAGCAAGAGTTTGGATAGTATTGTTTTGACaattaaagaaaagataatttGCTTTCAACAGATAATATAACAGATAGAAATTACCCTGAAAAGGAAGCTGCATAGCGCACATGAGGCTCAACCTCAGATTTAGGAGTTCTTTTCCACCGTACAACTTGAGCTATGTCAAGGTGCACCCTTTTACCAAGGACAATATGCAATGCAGAAGTAATAGGGTCTCGAGTTCCAGTTGTACTACAAAATACAGTGTGAATTCAGAATTTCATATAACCCATGTGAATTGTATCAGAAAACTATTAAGGATACACTGAAAAATATTggcaacacaaatttaaatagcaTGTAATTTTCAAAAGTATACATtagaatatttacaaaaaatctAGAATATATTTAGTGTATCTTAGAATATCATAAAAGATCTTCAGAATATAATGAGGAATAAATTAGTTATCTAATTAAGGTATAAAACTGTTTcctaattttattatgttttttatttattacctCCTTTAATTAGGATTATTAGTTTTATTGTATTGATAGGCTTCGGCTTGCAATAGTAATACTACACTAGTACTTGTGTTAGGTACCAGTTAGTTATGATAGGTTAGTTacctattaattaataattagttaGGAGTTGCCTATAAATAAGAGGGGTTAAGAGGGAAAAGGTTGTatttggacttgatttgggaagTCCTTGGGAAAAAACCAGGTCTCTCAAATACTGGGAGTGTAACATTTTCCCAACAATAAAGATCATTTCCATCTACAATCTGATCCAGTTTCTATCGACTTGACctaattattatattagaaTATATAGGACCACTAGGACAATATCTAGTGACTAGGATCTTATCATTACAATATCATATCAATCTAGCATCAGTATTCAGATtgtcctttctttctttcctctttCCCTACCTAAACTTTATAATCTCAACAGTATGCAACTTTAATTTATAGATAGATCATCATACAACACCAATATGCTGTTACAGGCATATGTGCAATCAGTGCACCATCAAGAAATTTAACGTCTACATTCAATGTATGTACTATGTAGTGAGTAGTCAATCCCTTAGATTTAATTACTGTAATTAGGCTTCCTTGATTAtagctgatatatatatatatatatatattcagctCCCATATGTGATTGAGACACTAGTTTTGCAACTGtctccatttttttctctttcaacatGGTAGCTAGTGCTTTATAAAGGTAAcccaaaatgaaagaaaaagcatGGATAACCAATAGATCCATTATGCTCTACTGAAATTATTTTGTCCAGGTTCAGTGCATGCAGTCAGTAGTCAATCCCTTTCATTTAGTGACCATAATTAGGCTTCCTTGATTATAGCTTGTATTTATCATATGACTAAAATATACTCAGCTCCCTGTGTGTGACTCTGACACTTAATTTCTGCATCcatctattaaaaatataattgtaacaATTGAATGTAATTAATGCAGAACAAGGCATAATGAAATTTTTGATAGAAGATATTGCAAAAATGGTTTTGGTTTTTAACACATGCAAATCAAAGCAGATTATACTGCAAAAGTAGTttctttaaattgattttagattACAAATATATCTTCTCTCGTGCAGAATGGAAAGTAGGAAGGAAAAAAGTTACCAGATTACAATTGCATCAGTTGAACCTGCAGGAATAATCCCAAATCTAAACCATTCATTAGGAAGAGGAAATTCAGCAGCCTTATCTTCAGAATCTTCAAAAGCCACATAATAATCAACCATTAAATTGccatttctctttctccttttcctatttatggggggggggggggggggggaagggtGATTGCAGAAACTAACATTTCACAGTAGTTACTAAAGTATGGAAAAACCAATATATTTACTGATTGAAATGATAAAACGCAATTGATGAAGTGTTAGAATGATGACTGTAATTAATGCAGCATTAGAAATACTGGGTGATAATGCAGCATTCAAAATATTAGGGGCATTGGAAATTGTTAAGATTACATATTATTCTGTTATTTgcaattagatattaattagTGATTTCATCTTTATTACTCATTATTAGATTGATCCTACATGATTAATACTGATCCTATTTGCTCATTATAAATAAAGGCTTAGTGCGTCATCCACTCATCCTTGACCCGGAACATTACACAGTAAAATACTGTTTTAGAAATATTAGGTGTTGATGTAGCATTGGAAACATTCGGATCTTAGAAAGTATCTCAATGCTTATTTAATGTCTTTTGTGAATAAAAGTAATGAAGTATGGATAAACTGAACTCACTTGAATTTGAGATTCTAGACCCAGATTGTTTTGGACTTGAAATCAGAGGAAACTGGTCTTCATTTCGACTTGAAGTCTCATCAACTATTTCATCTTCATCAAGAACCAAGGAATCATCATTATCTTtaaccaaatgaacaaaatctGATGGAGTTGGTGGGTAGGGAGCTTTAAACCTGGGAGAAAGAAACCCATTAAGGATTTCATTGAAAAATCCATCACCACCCTGGAACCACCACAGTTAGAACATAACACTTGAAAGCAACAAGGAAACTTGAAAAGTGATTACATCTAAAATATAAAGGTTTGAAACTCTACAAACATAATGTCTCATAAACATATCAAAAGAATGATCGCAGAATTAGATTTACAATGTTGTGCAAGACAgtataataaatatcaaatcCAAATGCCAAACTTAATATTGCATATGCTCATCATATCAAAGAAGACATCTTATGATGCTGCATCATTTAGTAGAGTATATTAGATCAGAAAGCTAAGTTATTCATATTCATTTATGGTTTCATAGTTTAGACAACAAACAAAAGAAGACATTTTCcttcaactcattttatttacttatttttttcaattgttgAGGTAAGATGCAAACAGAAAGTGATAGAACTGGATCGGGACAGAGAAGAAAGTGGAGAATATAAATGAAGAAAGGTGATGAAATGAGTATTATTCTCTAGTACAACTCTCTGGTAATAGAGCAAGAGATGAACTACAGTAGTACTTAGGGTATTCGAGTGACCCTGACCTCTCCCCACTTTTTAAGAGTCCAATCCAATCCTTTGCAAATGAAACGATAGATTTCCTTGTCAAACTCTCTTATTTATAGGTAATATGGCTTAGTTCTTATCTATCTCGTCCTAACAACTAACTAACTCTCTCACATGCAGATATTAATTGTCAGACAGACAGACATCTAACCAAAAAGAAACTCCAAACATCAAAGTATTGTCAGAAAAAAGAAACTATAGTATAATCATACAATGTTAAACTCCGCCTATGACATTTGGAGTCAGAGTCTGTTTCTTAAGTACTAGCTATTCTGTGTCTCACTCACCCCTGGTAGTTCCATCTACTTCTATCCCAAACAAGTCAACTCCATCATCTCCATGACAGCCTCCTAGTCCTTGTCTCCTGAGAAATTACCAGTGCCATTTGCATCATATCTCCACTGACACAACTGCGGAAAGTTCAAGTGTCTCGTATCTTGTCCCTCTCCCTTCTACTCGAAATTCTACTGAGTCGTCAAACTTCCCGTTGCACATCATAAAAGATAGGTAAAATATGTTCTTAGCCCCTATACTTTCattgaatcttgtttttaatCCTTGAACATTCATATCATTCAATTTAGTCACTGAACTTtataaaaaacatgtttttagaCCCTCATCACAACCTGAAGTTAAAAAGCATGCAGAAATTAGGAAGTAGGCCCAGGGaccaaaaacactttttttataaagtttagggactaaattgcaCGATATGAAAgttcaaggactaaaaacaagattcaacgaaagtataggaactaaaatcatatttttatcctAAAGGATATACATTCCTCAATCATCACCATATATTTATTCCTCTGTCTCTATTCTTCACAAGAATCTCTTTCTTACCCAGGTTGGTAATAGGCTATGATTGATAAGATGACAACTTTAGAATCTAACTAAACATGGACCTTTCTTGCTTCTCTGATATGGCCACAAATTAGAGATCCTGAATTATTTAATGTGTTTGGATTAAAGTTGGTGAACTTAAGTTTGAATCAAAAGTATGTTGGAAACTTAAGTTTGTTAAGAAATGAGTTTACacaatgaaatttatatttggGTATTTCTTTGCCCAAATGTatgtttgatgaaatgaaatttgtttGGATAATAGTAAGAAGTACTTTTAAATGTGTAATTACTTCAAAGGGTAAAgttcataattcataatatattattaaatatgaactagtaatatattgttaaaaataatcaataaatcactaaaatattaatataatattattaataaataataagactAACAAAGATTTTACTATTTTGGTAATGATAGAGACTTTTGGTTTCATATTATATGTGAAGACATggctgtttttgtttttgttttttgtctcaGTAGTGGAatagggggtgcatttagtaatgTTGTGTTTGTGGTTGGGCATTTTCATGTAACAGCTTTATATTGACTAGTTGAAAAACAGGCACTCCGTTCCTTGTGCCTTAActgccttttttgtttttttagttagaTGTAGTTGTAATAATTGTCATGTTGAAAAACTATTAGACAGTAACTACTTGTGATTGTGAGTGGTTTTTAAAAGTAGTTGAAGGGTAAATTAGGAATAGTAAATTTGTAGACCAAATGGGACAATTGcatttattaatagttatagataATAAATGTCATGATGAAAAGCTATTAGACAGTAACAACTTGTGATTGTGAGTGGTTTTAAAAGTAGTTGAAAGGGTAAATTAGGAATAGTAAATGTGTACACCAAATGGGGTAATTAcctttattaatagttatagacACTGATTGGAGTGCGCAACATTTAAAATTGGGGCACACCGCACATGCATCTTAAATAAGCATATACAGACTAAACGATAGAACGAAGGAACAATAATGAAAGATGAGTGAAGAAGTGGGGGTTCAAGTTGGAAGTTAAATTTCATAAAGAGCCCCATCGGAAACTGAAGAAGCAAAAAGCATGGCATCACTTGCTTTTGTGCCAAACCTGGGTTGGAGTCAAACGTAGGTGCTGAAACTGTTTTATGGGAACCCAAACATATCTCAAACTCAGTAAtatattctctttatttttattttatcaattaggATAATTGTTAGGATATTTTTGTAGCCTATTTAAAGGGTGGACTTGATGGAAATCAATCAAGAAGAAATATTCAGAAAACTTGTGTTAGTTTTGGAGGGGATCTGTCAAGGACAAGTCTGCTTCTCACTCTCACTAAAATGTGTGTTAGTTTAGGAGGGGCTCTTTCAAGGATGAGTCTACTTTTTGCTTTCACTATAGGTCAAAAGAAGTCTTCCCTGTCTAGGCCAGTGACTCAATCCTATGCTAAGGTTCATAACATTCTCCTCCTAGAATATCTATTGTTGGATGTTAGGTCTATATTGTCAAAGTTGGTCCAGACAAGCAGATTGATAGACTGAAAGCTCGCTTGGTGGGTACAGGATATAACCAAAAGTTTGGTCGTTGTTAATCTCTTTCTTTCTATGGCAGTCATGCAGTATTGTCGATTGCACTAGTAAGACATCAAGTAAGCCTTTCTTCATGGAGACATGGAAGAACTGTATATGGAGCACTAAAACGTGTTTCATACATGCTCCTctaatcaatatatttatttggtTGTCTATATTGATGATATAGTTATTTCAAGTAATGATCATGAAGTGATAGCAATACTAAAACAACACTCAGTCTGCCATTTTCAAAAATGGATCTAGGATGGTTGCAGTACTTAGAATTAAGGTAGCTCAACAAAAGGCAGGAATTGTCATATAACAGAAAAAACACTTCAGATATGATGGAGGAAACCAGTATGCTGCATTGCAAGCCAATCGATACTCTTATGGATCCTAATGTCAAGCTTCTACCTAACTAGGGGGAGTCCTTTACAAATCCAGGAAACTATTGAGACCATGATGCGGCTAGATATTTCATTTGATGTGAATGTTGTCAATCAATTCCTTAATTTTGTGATAGCCACTGGGATGTTGTGGTTAGAATTTTGAGATACATTAAAAAGGATCCTATAGAAGAGGTTTAGTATAAGATAGAGGTCATTATGATACTGTTTCATACACAAATGCAGATTAGGCAAGTTGTTCAACCGACAGACAACCCACATTAGGATAGTGTGCCCTAACTGGAGGTAACTTGATTTCATGGAAGAGGAAGAAGTAGAATGTTATTGTCAGATCCAATGCAGAGACTAGTATCAAGCTACAGCTCTCACCACATGTGAGCTCATATGGCTGAAACACCTCCAAGAATTGCATCTCTGTGAAGTAGGCTCAATGAATCTCATTTGTAATAACCAAGCAACCCTGCACATTGCCTCCAATGTAATCTTTTATGAGCATACTAAGCATATTGAGATCGATTGCCATTTTATTATGAGAAGGTTATGTCTGGAGAAATTACCACTTCATTTGTTGGTTCTAATGAGCTGTTAACAGATATTTTCACCAAGTCTCTTCAAGGACCTAGAATAACTTACATATGTTGCAAGCTTGATGCATACAACCTATATGCTCCAGGTTGAGGGGGAGAGTTGAGATATTATGTAGATTACAGAGATATATATTAAGAGACATGATACGAGTTCGATTTAGTTGACTTTGTTCGTATTTATATCAGATTTGATTTGTATTTATGTAGATGAGATCTTTTCTATAGTGTAATTAGGATCATATTTCTAGTGCCATTGTATCTTTAGATTTACCTCTATTCATGTATCCTTTTTACAGTTTAATCAATCCGAAATATACATACTTCTTCAATTATTTCCTCCAGTCTCAAATATACCATGTTGAGTGTTATCAGCAACAAATTTTCAGTATAATAAAGTATTACTAGCTATTTCCAGTCCAGTTCTATCAGAATGTAAAAGAAGGGAGTTAAGTTCTTACAACAGCAACAACACCATCATATGAGTTAAGCTCCACATTTGTCAAAGAAGACATCACATCAAATGCCTCTCCTGCTCTCTCTGTCACAATCACCTAGTAATGAAAAGCAAATTTATTACTAGGAAACAGATCAACAATCGTATTTAATTATCTGTTACTACTTGATATTATCATAAAGCTAAGTTGTCCTGCTCTAATTTGCAGTATCCTGAGCAAACAAAAACAGTTGTGATATGAATAGATTTATGTTAAACACATATACTTGCAGTTGCAGATCCAAAAGTTGGACGGCAACTAAGCTGAGCAAAGTTAAAAGACAATCACCTCAAGCTAATTCAATCAACATATATCAATCTTGAGCAAAAGCTCAAACATAAGATATCAATCTTTCTTGTGCTTAAACAGATAGAGCGCAAGTCAGTATGATCATTTGAAGAAACAGATGCACATAAAATTGCTCGCCACTTGATTCTCCCCTTTCCTCCAAAACATTAATACACATTTTCATCTAATACATTTCCTTTTGTtaattatcaacaaaatcaggtcatttttgttatttatattcttaattcttaaatatacataacaaatCTGCATCTGTTTAATCAAGCATCTAAATTGACCATGTTCTCAATCAATATCTACCAAGATTCATATACttgttttttaaacatttataaaatgCAATTATAACTCAACTTTTCATGAGACAAGCTCAAATAGATAACTATTGGTTTTATTTGTTAATGGCACCAGTCATAAGCAGTAGGATTGACTAGCCAAGACAAGTATAACAAAAAACAAcatattatcataaaaatgaaTAGAGACAATAGAATATTCATCCTTGTGAAGTtcagaaattaagaaaaaggacTATTTATTAAACTCCATAAGTTAACAGCATGAAAAATAATGGAAATGGACTTGTTTATTTGTGATACAATCACTGCCCGCAGtccaaaaataagattttaaaagcTATTGTGCAAGGAGTTGATGGCACATTTGAAGACTTGGTTATCTTCTTAAGCAAAATATAGTAGATAGGAGTTAAGCATACATAAACTTAACATTGAAAGTTTATCAGTAGCTATCCATTTAGGAAATTTCTAGAGAAGCTAAAATTACACCTTTGTTTCTACTTTAGCACGAGAGAATATAGGAGCCACAGCTTCCCAGGTTCTACACCCATTACCTTTCCCGCTCCTTGGATGAACAAAAACCTAGTGAATCAGAAATTATATCTGGGAAaagttcattttaattaatcattaaaaggaaaaggaaaaatataaatgtttgaCCAATACTAGAGCATACCAAAAGATTCTTTGGTCTTCCAACTTCATGTTTCAAGGAAGCATTAAGTTGATTTACCCACATCTGACATGTTGGCAAATTTTTATGACCAAAAGTATATTCAACCAGGATGCATTGAGAAGGTTGATTCTTGTTCCTTATAAAACCATGCACAGTAAAGCTGTACATCTGCATAATTGTAAGATAAATACTATGAAACATTATAAAACTATAAGGAACAAAATTGCATAACCAAGAACAAGAGCAAACCTTTATGTCTTGACCTAAAAGTAGACATTCAGTAGCAGGAGGGAGACTTGATATGTGAATTGAACCATGATCATTTAACTCAAAAGCATATATGTCAGAAAGTTTGATCCCAGTAGCAaccttagaaaaatatttaatgcctAAACAAGTTGAAACATCCTGttccattaaaaatataagaagaatAGTATTAGATGAAACCCAAACTATATGCTCATTTTAGTaattattagtttaaaaattatccACAGCCTATAAGGTCATATTATTGCAACTTCTTATAAAGATATATGAGAATGAACGTGGAAAAATATAACATAACCAAGCAAGTCATGACAGTGATGAAATTCTATAAGAAATTTAAAGACAAGGGAAACTCTgccatttttaatttgaatatgaaaaataattggaaaatttctttttatcagaaaatgattgaaaaatgattgTTATTACTTGACAATGGTAGTATTTCATTCTGTTCAGCAGCAAAGAGGGTGGCCGTTTGGTTGTAGTAAAAACTTACGCATGGCCAAATCTAATATAACATGACTATAATGCTGGCCTAGTTTAATATATACCAAACTCTATGGAAGCTGTTCTATTTTAATGAGAATTACAAGTTATATAATTTGCTTAGAACTACATATGAATCTGTGAATATTTAGCTATCTATTGAGATCACTGCTCATATGGAATGTATATGTTCCTTCATCTTTACGGATTAAGGTTTCAGTTTGCAACAGAGAAAGAGGAATGTGTTTGCCTGATTTGCAGCATGTTCATGGTTGTTTTTGTTCACATGCTTTCTAGTATAAAGATCTATAAAAATTCTAATCATGAAAGTGGATGTATGTGTTGTGTTGTCTTGAACATGGATGGTCTTACATTGACAGTTCTCAAAAATAATTTCGGATGCTGCACTTTGTCCCTCCTAGTATTATCATGTAGCATGAAATGACTCCCTTAGTGGTTCAAACAAGCTTCATGGTAGCTTAAACTCAAACTTGCATTCCATAAAAACAGCCAAAAAAATTCATCCATCACCCACAAATTTAGCTCCTCACTTAAGCTCTGCCTTCAAAGCTCACACCCCATTCAGCATGAATACATTTTATCAAACATGACAACTACATCAAACACATTCACATGCAATTCAGAATCAAAAGTGATATTCAACTCATAG encodes the following:
- the LOC114409389 gene encoding ceramide kinase-like isoform X2; amino-acid sequence: MEREGNDCVVGDTSLTASPFDGEASILSSTLLLDHVGEVTLTFHSDRLSWKLVEPLDNDVSTCLGIKYFSKVATGIKLSDIYAFELNDHGSIHISSLPPATECLLLGQDIKMYSFTVHGFIRNKNQPSQCILVEYTFGHKNLPTCQMWVNQLNASLKHEVGRPKNLLVIVTERAGEAFDVMSSLTNVELNSYDGVVAVGGDGFFNEILNGFLSPRFKAPYPPTPSDFVHLVKDNDDSLVLDEDEIVDETSSRNEDQFPLISSPKQSGSRISNSNSEDKAAEFPLPNEWFRFGIIPAGSTDAIVICTTGTRDPITSALHIVLGKRVHLDIAQVVRWKRTPKSEVEPHVRYAASFSGYGFYGDVITESEKYRWMGPKRYDYAGTMVFLKHRSYEAEITYLDVESDETNLTSRRDHEGNLLQAIRSPQKSERCICRINCKVCNEKPNHASVGVCSLTPHLNSEETRWARSKGRFLSVGAAVISCRNEKAPDGLVADAHLSDGFLHLILIRDCPHVSYLWHLTQLTRRGGSPLNFKFVEHHKTPAFTFTSSGNESVWNVDGEIFQAHQLSAQVFRGLVCMFASGPEV
- the LOC114409389 gene encoding ceramide kinase-like isoform X1, with the translated sequence MEREGNDCVVGDTSLTASPFDGEASILSSTLLLDHVGEVTLTFHSDRLSWKLVEPLDNDVSTCLGIKYFSKVATGIKLSDIYAFELNDHGSIHISSLPPATECLLLGQDIKMYSFTVHGFIRNKNQPSQCILVEYTFGHKNLPTCQMWVNQLNASLKHEVGRPKNLLVFVHPRSGKGNGCRTWEAVAPIFSRAKVETKVIVTERAGEAFDVMSSLTNVELNSYDGVVAVGGDGFFNEILNGFLSPRFKAPYPPTPSDFVHLVKDNDDSLVLDEDEIVDETSSRNEDQFPLISSPKQSGSRISNSNSEDKAAEFPLPNEWFRFGIIPAGSTDAIVICTTGTRDPITSALHIVLGKRVHLDIAQVVRWKRTPKSEVEPHVRYAASFSGYGFYGDVITESEKYRWMGPKRYDYAGTMVFLKHRSYEAEITYLDVESDETNLTSRRDHEGNLLQAIRSPQKSERCICRINCKVCNEKPNHASVGVCSLTPHLNSEETRWARSKGRFLSVGAAVISCRNEKAPDGLVADAHLSDGFLHLILIRDCPHVSYLWHLTQLTRRGGSPLNFKFVEHHKTPAFTFTSSGNESVWNVDGEIFQAHQLSAQVFRGLVCMFASGPEV
- the LOC114409389 gene encoding ceramide kinase-like isoform X3; the encoded protein is MLHDNTRRDKVQHPKLFLRTVNDVSTCLGIKYFSKVATGIKLSDIYAFELNDHGSIHISSLPPATECLLLGQDIKMYSFTVHGFIRNKNQPSQCILVEYTFGHKNLPTCQMWVNQLNASLKHEVGRPKNLLVFVHPRSGKGNGCRTWEAVAPIFSRAKVETKVIVTERAGEAFDVMSSLTNVELNSYDGVVAVGGDGFFNEILNGFLSPRFKAPYPPTPSDFVHLVKDNDDSLVLDEDEIVDETSSRNEDQFPLISSPKQSGSRISNSNSEDKAAEFPLPNEWFRFGIIPAGSTDAIVICTTGTRDPITSALHIVLGKRVHLDIAQVVRWKRTPKSEVEPHVRYAASFSGYGFYGDVITESEKYRWMGPKRYDYAGTMVFLKHRSYEAEITYLDVESDETNLTSRRDHEGNLLQAIRSPQKSERCICRINCKVCNEKPNHASVGVCSLTPHLNSEETRWARSKGRFLSVGAAVISCRNEKAPDGLVADAHLSDGFLHLILIRDCPHVSYLWHLTQLTRRGGSPLNFKFVEHHKTPAFTFTSSGNESVWNVDGEIFQAHQLSAQVFRGLVCMFASGPEV